DNA from Pseudomonas putida:
TGCCGAAGGCATACGGCCCAGCAGTGCGGATACTTCAGTACCGGCCAGGGTGTAACGATAGATGTTGTCGACGAACAGCAGAACGTCGTTACCTTCGTCACGGAACTTCTCAGCCATGGTCAGGCCGGTCAGCGCTACGCGCAGACGGTTTCCTGGTGGCTCGTTCATCTGACCGTAGACCAGCGCTACTTTGTCGAGAACGTTGGAGTCCTTCATCTCGTGGTAGAAGTCGTTACCCTCACGAGTACGCTCACCCACACCAGCGAACACGGAGTAACCGCTGTGTTCCATGGCGATGTTACGGATCAGTTCCATCATGTTTACGGTCTTGCCGACACCGGCACCACCGAACAGACCAACTTTACCACCCTTGGCGAACGGGCAAACCAGGTCGATAACCTTGATGCCGGTTTCCAGCAGGTCGTTGCCACCTGCCTGGTCAGCGAACGAAGGCGCTGGCTGGTGGATACCGCGACGCTCTTCTTCGCCGATCGGGCCGGCTTCGTCGATCGGGTTGCCCAGTACGTCCATGATACGGCCCAGAGTGGCCTTACCAACTGGAACGGAAATGGCAGCGCCGGTGTCGACGACATCCAGACCACGCTTCAGGCCTTCGGTCGAGCCCATCGCAATGGTACGAACCACGCCGTCGCCCAGCTGCTGCTGAACTTCCAGGGTGGTTTCCGCGCCTTGTACTTTCAGCGCGTTGTATACACTCGGCACGACGTCACGTGGGAATTCCACGTCGATGACGGCGCCGATGATTTGAACGATACGTCCGCTACTCATAGCTGGATCCTCTGAATATGTGAACCGTTAAACCGCGGCAGCGCCGCCGACGATTTCCGAGATCTCCTGGGTGATCGCAGCCTGACGCGCCTTGTTGTAGATCAACTGAAGCTCTTTGATCAAATCACCGGCGTTGTCTGTGGCGTTCTTCATGGCGATCATCCGGGCCGCTTGTTCAGCAGCGTTGTTCTCGACCACCGCCTGGTACACCTGCGACTCCACGTAACGCACCATCAAGCCGTCCAGCAGCTCTTTTGCGTCGGGTTCGTACAAGTAATCCCAGTGATGCTTGAGATCCTGATCCGGGGTTGCCACCAACGGTACCAATTGCTCGACCGTTGGCTTCTGGGTCATGGTGTTGATGAACTTGTTCGAAACCACCGAGAGGCGATCGATACGGCCGTCGAGGTAGGCGTCCAGCATCACTTTGACGGAGCCGATCAAATCGTTGATCGATGGCTCTTCGCCCAGGTGGCTGATCGCGGCTACGACGTTACCGCCAAAGATGCGGAAGAAAGTCGCACCCTTGCTGCCGATCACGCACAGGTCGATTTCCACGCCCTGTTCGCGGTTTTCGTTCATGTCCTTGACCAGGGCCTTGAACAGGTTGGTATTCAAGCCACCGCACAGACCACGGTCACTGCTCACCACGATATAACCGGCGCGCTTTACAGGGCGCTCGATCATGAACGGGTGACGGTATTCCGGGTTGGCGTTGGCCAGATGACCGATCACCTGGCGGATACGCTCCGCGTAAGGACGGCTAGCAGCCATGCGCAGTTGTGCCCTGCGCATCTTGCTGACCGCCACTTTCTCCATGGCGCTGGTAATTTTTTGCGTGCTTTTGATGCTCGCAATCTTACTGCGAATCTCTTTTGCGCCTGCCATGTATCACCTATCAGGTTAGCAAGCGGGGGCCAGAGCCCCCGCTGCGGCTTACCAGGTCTGGGTGGCCTTGAACTTCTCGATACCGGCTTTCAGGCCTGCGTCGATTTCGTCGTTGAAGTCACCCTTCACGTTGATCTTCGCCATCAGTTCAGCGTGATCACGGTTGAAGAAGGCGATCAGTGCTTGCTCGAAGCTGCCGATCTTGGAGACTTCTACGTCGGTCAGGAAGCCACGCTCAGCGGCGTACAGCGACAGAGCCATGTCCGCGATGGACATCGGCGCGTACTGCTTCTGCTTCATCAGCTCGGTTACGCGCTGACCATGCTCCAGCTGCTTGCGGGTCGCTTCGTCCAGATCGGAAGCGAACTGGGCGAATGCAGCCAGTTCACGGTACTGAGCCAGTGCGGTACGAATACCACCGGACAGCTTCTTGATGATCTTGGTCTGAGCGGCACCACCTACACGGGATACCGAAACACCGGCGTTCACTGCAGGGCGGATGCCCGAGTTGAACATGGCCGATTCCAGGAAGATCTGACCGTCGGTGATGGAAATCACGTTGGTCGGAACGAACGCGGAAACGTCGCCAGCCTGGGTTTCGATGATCGGCAGAGCGGTCAGGGAACCGGTTTTGCCAGTCACAGCGCCGTTGGTGAACTTCTCGACGTATTCTTCCGAAACGCGCGATGCACGCTCCAGCAGACGGGAGTGGAGATAGAACACGTCGCCTGGGTACGCTTCACGTCCTGGTGGACGGCGCAGCAGCAGGGAGATCTGACGGTAGGCAACGGCCTGCTTGGACAGGTCATCGTAAACGATCAGGGCATCTTCACCGCGGTCACGGAAGAACTCGCCCATGGTGCAACCGGCGTATGGCGCCAGGAATTGCAGTGCGGCGGATTCCGAAGCACTGGCAACTACCACGATGGTGTTGGCCAGGGCGCCGTTTTCTTCCAGTTTGCGAACGATGTTGGCAACGGTGGAACGCTTCTGGCCGACAGCAACATAAACACAGAAAATACCGGAGTCTTTCTGGTTGATGATGGCGTCGATGGCCATGGCGGTCTTGCCGATCTGACGGTCGCCAATGATCAGCTCACGCTGGCCACGGCCGACTGGGATCATGGCGTCGACGGATTTGTAGCCAGTCTGTACAGGCTGGTCTACCGACTTACGCCAGATCACGCCTGGAGCAACTTTTTCGACCGCGTCGGTCTGGGTGTTGCCCAGAGGACCTTTGCCGTCGATCGGGTTGCCCAGTGCGTCGACGACGCGACCCAGCAGTTCCTTACCAACCGGAACTTCCAGGATGCGGCCGGTGCACTTGGCGCTCATGCCTTCGGCGAGGGTGTCGTATGCACCCAGGATCACTGCACCTACGGAGTCTTGCTCCAGGTTCAGGGCCATGCCGTAGACGCCGCCCGGGAACTCGATCATTTCGCCGTACATGACGTCGGCCAGACCGTGGATCCGCACGATACCGTCGGAAACCGAAACAACGGTACCTTCGTTACGGGCTTGGGAGCTCACATCGAGGTTGTCGATGCGGCCCTTGATGATTTCACTAATTTCGGAAGGATTGAGTTGCTGCATTGCTCTGCTGCCCCTTCAAACTCAAGATTTCAATGCTTCGGCCAGTTTCGCGATCTTGCCGCGAACAGAGCCATCGATTACCAGGTCACCAGCGCGGATGACGACGCCGCCAATCAGGCTGGCATCCTCCGACGCGTGCAGGCGCACTTCCTGGCCTAACCGTGCACTGAGAACCTTGGCGAGTTTGTCTTGCTGTTCTTGGTTCAACGCGAAGGCACTGGTGACTTCCACGTCCACGGATTTCTCTTGCTCGGCCTTGTACAGGTCGAACAGAGCGGCAATCTCCGGCAGAAGCAGGAGACGGTCGTTTTCCGCGGCAACATGAATGAAATTCTGTGCCTGTGCATTGAACTTGTCACCGCACACGTCAATGAACGTGGCGGCCTTTTCTGCGCTCGTCAGTCGCGGGGCCTTGAGCAGGCGCTGCATGGTGTCGTCTTGCGACACCGCAGCAGCCAGGCCGAGCATGGCTGACCAATTGGCCAGTTGCTGATGGGCCTGGGCATGCTCAAAGGCAGCCTTAGCGTAAGGTCGGGCCAACGTGGTCAGTTCTGCCATGATCGCCCTCGCTTAAATTTCAGCGGCCAGTTTGTTAACCAGCTCCGCATGCGCGTTTTGATCGATTGTGGCGCCAAGGATCTTTTCAGCACCACCAACAGCCAGAGCACCCACTTGGGCACGCAGGGCGTCTTTAGCGCTGTTCAGTTCCTGTTCGATCTCGGCCAGAGCCTGAGCCTTCACACGGTCAGCTTCGACGCGGGCCTGGTCACGGGCTTCCTCGACAAGCTGAGCAGCGCGCTTCTTGCTTTGCTCAATGATTTCGGCTGCCTGTGCTTTAGCTTCACGCAGTTGCTGACCCGCTTTCTCTTGGGCCAGCTCCAGGTCGCGAGCTGCGCGGTTGGCAGCGTCCAAGCCGTCGGCAATCTTCTTTTGGCGCTCTTGCAGGGCAGTGATGACCGGAGGCCATACATACTTCATGCAGAAGAGTACAAAAATCAGAAAAGCAACGGATTGGCCAATCAGGGTTGCATTAATGTTCACGCCAACACCTCGCTCGGTCTTTATTCATACAGCCATCAACTCGTGGTGACGAGTGATTAGCCGGCGATCTGACCAACGAACGGATTCGCGAAGGTGAAGAACAGAGCGATACCAACACCGATCATGGTTACGGCGTCGAGCAGACCGGCAACGATGAACATTTTGACCTGCAGCATCGGAACCATTTCTGGCTGACGAGCAGCGCCTTCCAGGAATTTGCCGCCCAGCAGGCCGAAACCAATGGCGGTACCCAGAGCACCCAGGCCGATCAGCAGAGCAACAGCGATAGCGGTCAGACCAACTACAGTTTCCATCTTTCCTCCCGACTTTTACGTCGTATTGGTTAGGTTTTTAGTTTGAAGCGGTAAAACAAATCGTTTGGTACAGCATGCCCTTGCGGACTTTTTAAGCCCTCCCCCCAAACAGGCGGGGAAGGCTATCAGACACGCCAGGCGGTCTTAATGGTTATCTTCGTGGGCCATCGACAGGTAGACGATGGTCAGCATCATGAAGATGAAAGCTTGCAGGGTGATGATCAGGATGTGGAACACAGCCCACGCCCATTGCAGCACCACACCCAGGCCGCTGAGCCACAGCAGGCCGGAGCCGAACATTACAGCGATCAGGATGAACACCAGCTCGCCGGCATACATGTTGCCGAACAGACGCAGTGCCAGCGAGATCGGCTTGGCGATCAGGGTGACGAATTCCAGCAGGAAGTTGACCGGAATCAGCAGGATCTGCACGAAGATGTTCTTGCTGCCGAACGGGTGCAGGGTCAGCTCACCGATGAAGCCGCCCAGGCCCTTGACCTTGATGCTGTAGAAGATGATCAGGGCGAACACGCAGAAGGCCATGGCCAGGGTCGCGTTCGGGTCGGTGGTCGACACGGCGCGGAACGGAATGTGCGGGTCACCGGAGATCAGGATGGCCAGCTGAGGAATCCAGTCGACCGGTACCAGGTCGACGGCGTTCATCAGGAATACCCAGACGAAAATGGTCAGCGCCAGCGGTGCAATCACCGGGCTACGGCCGTGGAAGGAGTCCTTCACGCTGCCGTTGACGAAGTCCACCATCACTTCAACGAAGTTCTGCAGGCCGCCAGGCTGGCCGGAAGTCGCCTTCTTGGCCGCCATGCGGAAGATGAACAGGAAGATCAGACCCAGCGCGACGGACCAACCCAGGGTGTCCAGGTGGAACGCCCAGAAGCCCATTGCCTTGGCTTCTGCAGCCGAATGGGCGAAGCCCCAGCTGCCGTCTGGTAGTTGACCGTAGGTCAGGTTCTGCAAGTGGTGCTGGATATAGCCCGAAGCGGTTTCTGCTGCCATGGTTGCCTCAAACGCCCTAAGGTCTCGAAAGTCTTTTATTCATCAGCAGGGGCGCGAACCAGCTGACCAAAAGGGTCAACACGAAGACGCCGAATACTGCTAACGGCGCCAGTGGCTTCACTCCTGCGAAGGTCAGTGCAAAAAGCACTGCCGTCAAAATCATCTTGCCTGCCTCGCCAGCGTAAAACGACTTGACGATGGCTTGTGCCGCCCGAGCCCCGCTGAAGCGAAAAGCCTTCCAGGCGAAATACACATTGGGCAGCCAGGCAATCAAACCTCCGCAAAGGCCTGAATATCCACTGACCGCCCCTTTCCACTGCCACAACACCAAGGTTGCCAGCAGCAGTACGACGAATTGAGCCAGCAGTACCGGAAAAACCGCCCAGCGATGGAAAGGCAGGCGGTTTGGCGTGCGGATTTCCATCACAACTGCTCCTCGGAAGTCGACCAACAAGTCAGTTATGACTTGGCATAATTTGTGCCGACAAAATGCGCGCAGAGTATAGGGGTGGATTAACCCCTATTCAACTCTTCGGTAGTGATTTCCGACTGCGCGCTACAACAGCAATTGTTTCAGCGGATGTGAGCAAGCACGCCTTGCAACTCGTCAAGCGAGTTGTAGCGAATAACCAATTGGCCTTTTCCCTTGTTGCCATGACGGATCTGCACGGCGGAGCCCAGGCGCTCTGCGAGCCGCTGTTCAAGGCGTGCGATATCCGGATCAGGTTTGCTCTGTTCGACCGGATCAGGTTTGTCGCTGAGCCATTGGCGAACCAATGCCTCGGTTTGGCGCACGGTGAGGCCACGTGCGACAACATGACGCGCCCCCTCCTCCTGACGGCTTTCGTCCAGACCGAGCAATGCACGGGCATGGCCCATCTCCAGATCGCCATGGGCGAGCATGGTCTTGATCGCTTCGGGCAAGGTAATCAGGCGCAGCAAGTTGGCCACGGTTACCCGCGATTTGCCAACGGCGTCAGCTACCTGTTGCTGGGTGAGCTCGAATTCCTGCTGCAGACGCTGCAGGGCCATGGCCTCTTCCAGCGGGTTGAGGTCTTCGCGCTGGATGTTCTCGATCAGCGCCATGGCGATGGCGGCTTCGTCCGGCACTTCGCGGACCATGGCCGGGATCGTGTCCAGGCCGGCCTGCTGGGTGGCGCGCCAACGGCGCTCGCCGGCGATGATCTCGTAACGGTTGTCGCCGATCGGGCGGACCACGATCGGCTGCATCACGCCATGAGTGCGAATCGAGTGCGCAAGCTCTTCCAGCGCCTCCGGGTCCATGTCCCGGCGTGGCTGGTACTTGCCACGCTGGATCAACTCGACCGGCAGGTGTTGCAGTTCTTTCTGGTCGATCTTCACAGCCTGCTCTTCGAGCGCGCTGACGGAAGGACCACTGAGCAGTGCATCCAACCCACGTCCGAGACCCCGTTTCTTGACGGCCATACGGATTCCTTAAGTTGTTTGTGCAGTGCGTGATTGACGGCGTTGACGGCGAACCAGTTCCCCAGCAAGGGCCAGATACGCCAGCGCGCCGCGCGATTGCTTGTCGTAAGCCAGGGCGGGCATGCCGAAGCTGGGGGCCTCGGCCAGGCGAATGTTGCGCGGAATGACCGTGTCGTACAGCTGCGGGCCAAAATGCTCTTTCAGCTGCGCCGAAACATCGTTGTTCAGGCTAAGGCGCGGATCGTACATGGTCCGCAGCAGGCCCTCGATCTTCAGCTCCGGGTTCAACCGGGCGGCGATGCGCTTGATGTTATCCACAAGGTCGCTGAGACCTTCCAGTGCGTAGTACTCGCACTGCATGGGGATAATCACGCCATCGGACGCGACCAGGGCGTTGAGCGTGAGCATCGATAGCGACGGCGGGCAGTCGATGAGGATGTAGTCATAGTTCTCACGGATGGGTGCCAGAGCGTTGCGCAGGCGGCTCTCCTTGACCTGCATTTCCAGCAGCACCACTTCGGCGGCGGTCAGGTCGCGGTTGGCCGGCAGCAGCTGGAAGCCTCCGTGTTCGGAGTAATGCATGGCCTGGGCCAGGTCGCATTCCCCGATGAGCAGGTCGTAGACCGAGTGCTCGAGCTCGTGCTTGTCCACGCCGCTGCCCATGGTGGCGTTGCCTTGCGGATCGAGGTCGATCAGCAGCACACGACGCTTGGTCGCGGCCAGCGAGGCGGCGAGATTGATACAGGTGGTGGTCTTGCCTACACCACCTTTCTGGTTCGCGATTGCGAATACCTTAGCCATTGATGCGCGTGTTCCCAGTCATGCCTTGCGGCGCAGTATCAGCAGATGGCGCTGGCCCTGGCAACCCGGAACGGTCAGGGCCTGTTCGCTTTCCACTGTGAAGTCTGCGGGCAATGCTACCAGTTCATCGGCAGGATGCAGCCCCTTCATTGCAAGCCATTGCGTCCCGGTGTCGCCCAAGTGGCGGGTCCAGTTGGTGAAGTTCTCCATGCTGCTGAAGGCGCGGGAGATGATTCCGTCGAACGGTTGTGCCGGCTGGAAGGCTTCCACTCGGCTGTGGATAACCGTGAGGTTGTCCAGCTTCAACTCCATTTTCACCTGGGTCAGGAAGCGCGTCTTCTTGCCATTGGCGTCCAGCACGGTCACCCGCTTGTGCGGATGCAGGATAGCCAACGGGATGCCAGGCATGCCACCGCCACTGCCGACGTCCAGCCAATTGTCACGCTCGTTGTGGATAAACGACATGACGCTGAGGCTGTCCAGCAGGTGACGCGACACCATCTCATCCGGGTCGCGCACGGCGGTGAGGTTGTAGGCTTTGTTCCATTTGATCAGCAGGGCCAGGTAGCCGAGCAGCTTTTCGTGATGCTCTGCGCTCAGCTCGACTCCGAGCTGCCGTGCACCTGTGGACAACTCTTCAGCGTGTTGCGGGGTGACCAGGGAACTCAAGCGCTTTGCTCCAATTCGCGGCCAGCGCCGCGTTTTTTCAAGTGAATCAGCAACAGGGAAATCGCCGCCGGGGTCACGCCCGGGATGCGCGAAGCCTGGCCCAGGGTTTCTGGGCGGGTTTGTCCCAGTTTGCCCTGGATCTCCTTGGACAGGCCGGAAATGGTCGAGTAGTCGATATCCACAGGCAGGCGCGTGTCTTCGCTGGCGCGCAGACGGGCGATCTCATCTTGCTGGCGGTCGATGTAGCCGGCGTACTTGGTACGGATTTCGACCTGCTCGGCGACCTGTGGATCGATTGCTTCACCGCCAGTCGCCTCGATCAGGCCAGCGTAGTCGATTTCTGGGCGAGCGAGCAGGTTGAGCAGGCTGTATTCGTGGCTGAGCGGGGTACCGAACTTATCCACAATGGCCTGGCCTTGCTCGGTGTTCGGGCGTACCCAGGTCGACTTCAGGCGCTGTTCCTCACGCTCGATGCCGTCGCGCTTGGCGCAGAAAGCAGCCCAACGCTGGTCATCGATCAGGCCCAGCTCGCGACCTTTTTCGGTCAAGCGCAAGTCGGCGTTGTCTTCGCGCAGGATCAGGCGGTACTCGGCACGCGAGGTGAACATGCGGTACGGCTCCTGGGTACCCAGGGTAATCAGGTCGTCGACCAGTACACCGATGTACGCCTCGTCGCGGCGCGGGCACCAGCTGTCGCGGCCCTGCGCACGCAGTGCGGCGTTGGTACCGGCCAGCAGGCCTTGGGCACCGGCTTCTTCGTAACCGGTGGTGCCGTTGATCTGCCCGGCGAAGAACAGGCCGCCGATGACTTTGGTCTCAAGGCTGTACTTCAGGTCACGCGGGTCGAAGTAGTCGTACTCGATGGCATAGCCAGGGCGCACGATGTGGGCGTTTTCCATACCGCGGATCGAACGCACCAGCTCCAGTTGCACGTCGAACGGCAGCGACGTGGAAATACCGTTGGGGTACAGCTCATGGGTGGTCAGGCCTTCCGGCTCGATGAACACCTGGTGGCTGTCCTTGTCGGCGAAGCGGTGAATCTTGTCTTCGATCGATGGGCAATAACGCGGGCCGACACCTTCGATCACACCCGAGTACATCGGCGAACGGTCGAGGTTCGAGGCGATGATCTCGTGGGTGCGTGCATTGGTGTGGGTAATCCAGCAGCTCACCTGACGGGGATGCATTTCGGCATTGCCCATGAACGACATCACCGGGATCGGTGTATCGCCTGGCTGCTCGGTCATCACCGAGAAGTCCACCGAGCGGCCGTCTATGCGTGGCGGGGTCCCGGTTTTCAGGCGGCCTACACGCAGCGGCAGTTCACGCATGCGGTGGGCCAAGGCGATCGAGGGTGGATCGCCGGCACGGCCGCCGGAATGGTTTTGCAGACCAATGTGGATAAGGCCGCCGAGGAAGGTACCGGTCGTCAATACCACCGATTCGGCGAAGAAACGCAGACCCATCTGGGTCACCACACCTTTGACCTGATCCTGCTCGACGATCAGGTCGTCGCAGGACTGCTGGAATATCCACAGGTTCGGCTGGTTTTCAAGGATTTCACGCACCACCGCCTTGTAGATGGCGCGGTCGGCCTGTGCACGGGTGGCGCGTACGGCCGGGCCCTTGCGGTTGTTCAAAACGCGGAACTGGATGCCGCTCTTGTCGGTGGCCAGCGCCATGGCGCCGCCTAGGGCATCGATCTCTTTGACCAGATGGCTTTTGCCAATACCGCCGATGGCGGGGTTGCAGCTCATGTGACCGAGGGTTTCCACGTTATGGGTCAACAGCAGGGTTTTCACACCCATGCGTGCAGACGCAAGCGCAGCCTCGGTACCGGCATGGCCGCCGCCGATGACGATCACTTCAAAACGGGAAGGGAAATCCACCACGCACCTCGTGCCTGTTTTTGCGAATAGAAAAGGTAAGCCGACAAGTATAGGGACTTCACACCCTTTAAAGAAACCGTCTGAGCAAATTTTGACCAGTCTGTGGATGAGTGGCGCACAACAGAAATCAACAAGAAGAAATTTATAAAAGCTTTGTTTTTATGTTTATTCTTATGCACAAGGATATCTGTGGATAAATCCTCGTAGACTAGGAATGACGCTGTGTAGAGGAAAATTAAACCCTGTGTCTGGAGTGCCATGAGGGCTTTGGATAACGTCATTTAGCCTGTGGATTAAATGACGTTTTACCCACAGGCGGTTTTGCCCTCAGAAAAAAAGCCTGCTTATCAACTGAGCTGAAGGCGGGTTTTCCACAGGGCTCCTGAGTACGGTTTTCAGACAGGTCCGCTTGCACTGGTGCTCGGGACACCGGACTACAGTCATCTCGTGCAACGAATTTCAGGCAAAAAAAAGCCGCTCCCGAAGAAGCGGCGCTTGGCCTTGCCTGGCTGTGGATTACTTGCCGATGCAGAAGCTGGAGAAAATCCGCCCAGCAGGTCATCCGAGCTGAATGCCCCGGTAATTTCCCCCAGGGCATGCTGTGCCTGGCGTAAGTCTTCAGCCAGGAGCTCTCCTGCGCCCGCCAAGGTCAATTGGGCACGGCCGTGCTCCAGATGCTCGCTAGCCTGGCGCAAGGCATCCAGGTGGCGCCGGCGGGCACTGAAGCCACTCTCTGCAGTCTGTTCGTAACCCATACAGGCCTTGAGATGGTCGCGCAGCAGTTGCAACCCCGTGTCGTCGCCCTTGGCGCTGAGGGTAATGGTCACATGGCCGTCATCGCACTGCTCCAGCCCTACGTGCTCACCACTCAGATCAGCCTTGTTACGAATCAGCGTGACCTTGGCCGGGTCTGGCCGCTGGTCGAGAAACTCGGGCCACAGCGCGAATGGGTCGCTTGCTTCGGGCGCGGTGGAGTCGACCACCAGCAGCACACGATCAGCCTCGCCAATGGCCTTCAGGGCGCGTTCCACACCGATTTTCTCCACATGGTCATCGGTATCACGCAAACCGGCGGTATCGACCACATGCAGCGGCATACCGTCGATGTGGATATGTTCACGCAGGATGTCCCGTGTGGTGCCGGCGATATCGGTGACGATGGCTGCTTCCCGACCGGCCAGCTGGTTCAGCAAGCTTGATTTTCCAGCATTGGGCCGGCCGGCGATAACCACAGTCATACCGTCACGCAGCAATGCCCCCTGCCCGGCCTCACGCTGCACGGTGGATAACTCGCCGCGCACAGCATCGAGCATCGACAGTACGTGGCCATCGGCGAGAAAGTCGATTTCCTCCTCAGGGAAGTCGATCGCCGCCTCGACGTAGATGCGCAGGGCAATCAAGGCCTCGGTCAGGCTGTGCACACGCTTGGAGAATTCCCCCTGCAGCGAGCGCAGGGCATTGCGCGCCGCCTGGCTGGAACTGGCCTCGATCAGATCGGCGATGGCTTCTGCCTGAGCCAGGTCGAGCTTGTCGTTGAGGAACGCGCGCTCGCTGAATTCACCCGGCCGGGCGAGCCGGCACCCCACTTGTACACAGCGCTGCAGCAGCATGTCGAGGACCACTGGGCCGCCATGGCCCTGCAGTTCGAGCACGTCCTCACCCGTGAACGAATTCGGCCCAGGGAAGAACAGCGCTATCCCTTCGTCCAGCACAAGCCCGTCATCGTCGCGGAACGGGCCGTAATGGGCATGCCGCGGGGTCAGCGTGCGACCGGTGATCAACTGGCCTGCCTTGCCAGCCAAGGGGCCGGACAGCCTGACAATACCTACACCACCGCGGCCTTGGGCGGTGGCGATGGCGGCGATGGTTTCACGCACAGTGTTCATGCTCGAAAGCCTCTACGACAAATACGACAGATAGCAAAAACGCCCCACTAGGGGGCGTTTTTTATTCACAGGCTAGCGTACTAGCCCGTCAAGCAGCAGCTTTTTTGGTAGCTGCTTCGATACGGCGAGTGATGTACCACTGCTGCGAAATCGACAGGCAGTTGTTCACAACCCAGTACAGCACCAGACCGGCCGGGAACCACAGGAAGAAGAAGGTGAAGATGATCGGCATCATTTTCATCACCT
Protein-coding regions in this window:
- the rsmG gene encoding 16S rRNA (guanine(527)-N(7))-methyltransferase RsmG, giving the protein MSSLVTPQHAEELSTGARQLGVELSAEHHEKLLGYLALLIKWNKAYNLTAVRDPDEMVSRHLLDSLSVMSFIHNERDNWLDVGSGGGMPGIPLAILHPHKRVTVLDANGKKTRFLTQVKMELKLDNLTVIHSRVEAFQPAQPFDGIISRAFSSMENFTNWTRHLGDTGTQWLAMKGLHPADELVALPADFTVESEQALTVPGCQGQRHLLILRRKA
- the mnmG gene encoding tRNA uridine-5-carboxymethylaminomethyl(34) synthesis enzyme MnmG, with product MDFPSRFEVIVIGGGHAGTEAALASARMGVKTLLLTHNVETLGHMSCNPAIGGIGKSHLVKEIDALGGAMALATDKSGIQFRVLNNRKGPAVRATRAQADRAIYKAVVREILENQPNLWIFQQSCDDLIVEQDQVKGVVTQMGLRFFAESVVLTTGTFLGGLIHIGLQNHSGGRAGDPPSIALAHRMRELPLRVGRLKTGTPPRIDGRSVDFSVMTEQPGDTPIPVMSFMGNAEMHPRQVSCWITHTNARTHEIIASNLDRSPMYSGVIEGVGPRYCPSIEDKIHRFADKDSHQVFIEPEGLTTHELYPNGISTSLPFDVQLELVRSIRGMENAHIVRPGYAIEYDYFDPRDLKYSLETKVIGGLFFAGQINGTTGYEEAGAQGLLAGTNAALRAQGRDSWCPRRDEAYIGVLVDDLITLGTQEPYRMFTSRAEYRLILREDNADLRLTEKGRELGLIDDQRWAAFCAKRDGIEREEQRLKSTWVRPNTEQGQAIVDKFGTPLSHEYSLLNLLARPEIDYAGLIEATGGEAIDPQVAEQVEIRTKYAGYIDRQQDEIARLRASEDTRLPVDIDYSTISGLSKEIQGKLGQTRPETLGQASRIPGVTPAAISLLLIHLKKRGAGRELEQSA